From the genome of Gracilinanus agilis isolate LMUSP501 chromosome 2, AgileGrace, whole genome shotgun sequence, one region includes:
- the RPL12 gene encoding 60S ribosomal protein L12, with product MPPKFDPNEIKVVFLRCTGGEVGATSALAPKIGPLGLSPKKVGDDIAKATGDWKGLRITVKLTIQNRQAQIEVVPSASALIIKALKEPPRDRKKQKNIKHNGNISLDEIINIARQMRHRSLARDLSGTIKEILGTAQSVGCNIDGRHPHDVIDDINSGAVECPAS from the exons ATGCCGCCCAAGTTTGACCCTAATGAAATTAAAGTCG tgtttttaaggTGCACTGGTGGTGAAGTTGGTGCCACATCTGCTCTGGCCCCCAAAATTGGTCCCTTGGGTTTG tCTCCAAAAAAGGTTGGTGATGACATTGCCAAGGCAACTGGTGACTGGAAAGGGCTAAGGATCACAGTGAAACTTACCATTCAGAATAGACAGGCCCAG ATTGAGGTAGTGCCTTCTGCCTCAGCCCTGATCATCAAAGCCCTAAAAGAACCACCTCGGGacagaaagaagcagaaaaata TTAAACACAATGGAAACATCAGTCTTGATGAAATCATCAACATTGCTCGACAGATGAGGCACCGATCCCTGGCAAGAGACCTCTCTG GAACCATTAAAGAGATACTTGGAACAGCTCAATCTGTGGGCTGCAATATTGATGGCAGACAtcctcatgatgtcattgatgaCATCAATAGTGGGGCTGTGGAATGCCCAGCT aGTTAG